TCTTGATCTCGCCCACCGAAATCGGGTCCACGCCGGCAAAGGGCTCGTCCAGCAGGATGAACGCCGGTTCGATGGCAAGCGATCGGGCAATTTCCACCCGCCGGCGCTCGCCGCCGGAGAGACTCATGCCCAGGTTGTCGCGGATATGGCCGACGTGGAAATCCTCGAGCAGCGTCTCCAGGCGAGCCTGCCGGGCCTGGCGGCTGAGGTCCTTGCGGGTTTCCAGAATCGCCATGATGTTGTCGGCCACCGAGAGCTTGCGAAAAATCGAGGCCTCCTGGGGCAGATAGCCGATGCCCGCCCGGGCGCGTTCGTGCATGGGCGCCCGGGAAAGGTCGGTGTCGTTGATGCCGACACTTCCGGCATCGGCCTTGACCAGCCCGACGATCATGTAGAACGACGTGGTCTTGCCCGCCCCGTTGGGGCCGAGCAGCCCGACAATGCTGCCCTGGGAAATGTCCAGATTGATATCCTTGACCACCTGGCGACGCTTGTAGCTTTTGGCCAGATGGCGGGCGTGCAGCGTCTTGATTTCTGCCGGGGTCGGCGTGGCGGCGGTGATGTCGTCAAAAGACACAGGGGGCCTCTTTGTCGGTGAGCTGTCGCTTGCGGGCGCTGGCGGGCGTCATTCCTCGGGCTGCAGCGTCATGCGGATGCGCTGGTCGTCGCTGCCTTCGACGTCGGAGCGAGCCTTGACCACCTCGCGGTCGATGAAGTACTCAAGGCGGCCGCCCTTGAAGTGGTCGCCGCCCTGGTCGAGCTCGGCCTGGTCAATCAGTTCGACCCGGCGATCGGCAACGTGGTAGATGATCCGCCGGGCGTTGCCTTCGATGGGCGCCTTGTTCGGATCCGGCCGGTGGCGCAGATAGGCGCGCTCGCCGAAGGCCGTAGCGCGGGAGAGCTCGCCTTCGTCGTTGCGCTGTATTTCCACCCGGGCGCCGCGCAGGCGCATCTCGCCCTGGCGGATCTTGACGTTGCCACGGTAAACCGCCGTGCCGGCGCGCTGGTCCAGGTCGAGCTGGTTGGCTTCGACTTCGACAGGGTCAGCCGGGGCCGCCTGGGCGGTACCGGCGCCCAGCACGCTGAGGCCAAGGGTGGCCGCGGCAAGGCAGCCATAAAGACGTGTGTTCATGGGGACTCCTCAGAGGATGCCGCCGAGGGTGGATGAAAGCCGCGAACCTGGCCTTTCAGGCGTACCTTGCTGGTGTCCAGCCAGGCATCCAGCGTTTGGGCCCGCATGCGCTGGGGCGGCTGCTGCAGCAGAGCCGGGGTGTCGCTCCAGGCGTGCCGGGCGACGCTGTCGTAATGAAGCGTGCGGGTGTCGAGCTGCCAGCCCTGGTTGGGCGCCGTCAATCGGGTATCGCCGTCGAGGGTCAGCCGCTGCTGCTGACCGCT
This DNA window, taken from Halomonas piscis, encodes the following:
- the lptB gene encoding LPS export ABC transporter ATP-binding protein, with protein sequence MKTLHARHLAKSYKRRQVVKDINLDISQGSIVGLLGPNGAGKTTSFYMIVGLVKADAGSVGINDTDLSRAPMHERARAGIGYLPQEASIFRKLSVADNIMAILETRKDLSRQARQARLETLLEDFHVGHIRDNLGMSLSGGERRRVEIARSLAIEPAFILLDEPFAGVDPISVGEIKTVIRALKERHIGVLITDHNVRETLDICDTAYIVGNGRIIANGAPRSILDNQQVRDVYLGDEFRL
- the lptA gene encoding lipopolysaccharide transport periplasmic protein LptA, which codes for MNTRLYGCLAAATLGLSVLGAGTAQAAPADPVEVEANQLDLDQRAGTAVYRGNVKIRQGEMRLRGARVEIQRNDEGELSRATAFGERAYLRHRPDPNKAPIEGNARRIIYHVADRRVELIDQAELDQGGDHFKGGRLEYFIDREVVKARSDVEGSDDQRIRMTLQPEE